From Drosophila suzukii chromosome Y unlocalized genomic scaffold, CBGP_Dsuzu_IsoJpt1.0 scf_Y1, whole genome shotgun sequence, one genomic window encodes:
- the LOC139353912 gene encoding glycerol-3-phosphate dehydrogenase [NAD(+)], cytoplasmic-like: MLCGARSCPWNARNVGRNVMNSQTLDEKVPMYVYEEIVDGRKLTEIINTTHMNAKYMPNFELPPNIIPCSVLVGCNLPYELAHDHFAEGTVGCRDQKYYRVLHDIFKSPTFRVVVTEDADCVEICSTLRNIIAFAAGCSDGMELNENTKGGIIRRGFLEMLQFVDVFYPGCRMGTFFESCGISDLVTSCYANRNRKLAEAFVKTGKPLSELEHILIPGHEPLGPVTAELVHHMLKKKGLEDKFPLFTCVYRICTGDYPLHRLVETLIKAREDM, from the exons ATGCTGTGCGGGGCAAGGAGCTGCCCTTGGAATGCTAGGAATGTGGGCCGGAATGTGATGAATTCGCAGACACTTGACGAAAAGGTGCCCATGTACGTCTACGAGGAAATTGTCGACGGTCGCAAGCTCACCGAAATCATCAACACCACCCACATGAATGCCAAGTACATGCCGAACTTTGAACTGCCGCCAAATATT ATTCCATGTTCCGTCCTGGTGGGCTGTAATTTGCCCTACGAGCTGGCGCATGATCACTTTGCCGAGGGCACAGTGGGCTGTCGAGATCAGAAGTATTATCGAGTGCTGCACGACATATTTAAGTCACCCACTTTCCGTGTGGTGGTTACCGAGGATGCCGATTGTGTGGAGATCTGTTCCACTTTGAGA AACATAATAGCCTTTGCGGCTGGTTGTTCAGATGGCATGGAGTTGAATGAAAACACAAAGGGTGGAATCATTCGGAGGGGATTTTTGGAGATGCTTCAGTTTGTGGATGTTTTTTACCCAGGCTGCCGCATGGGAACCTTTTTTGAGTCCTGTGGAATATCCGATTTGGTCACTAGTTGTTATG CTAATCGCAACCGCAAGTTGGCCGAGGCCTTTGTAAAGACAGGAAAACCTCTCAGTGAGCTGGAGCACATCCTTATACCAGGACATGAACCATTGGGTCCAGTGACAGCTGAACTTGTTCACCATATGCTTAAAAAGAAGGGCTTGGAGGATAA ATTTCCTCTCTTCACATGTGTTTACAGGATCTGCACTGGGGATTATCCCCTGCACCGCCTGGTGGAAACTCTGATTAAGGCACGCGAGGATATGTAA
- the LOC139353911 gene encoding glycerol-3-phosphate dehydrogenase [NAD(+)], cytoplasmic-like — protein MLCGARSCPWNARNVGRNVMNSQTLDEKVPMYVYEEIVDGRKLTEIINTTHMNAKYMPNFKLPPNIVAVDDIVATARDADIIIFAIPPTFVSSCCKTLLGKVKPTAHAVSLVKGFERGDDGQFVLISQIIMRQLKIPCSVLVGCNLPYELAHDHFAEGTVGCRDQKYYRVLHDIFKSPTFRVVVTEDADCVEICSTLRNIIAFAAGCSDGMELNENTKGGIIRRGFLEMLQFVDVFYPGCRMGTFFESCGISDLVTSCYANRNRKLAEAFVKTGKPLSELEHILIPGHEPLGPVTAELVHHMLKKKGLEDKFPLFTCVYRICTGDYPLHRLVETLIKAREDM, from the exons ATGCTGTGCGGGGCAAGGAGCTGCCCTTGGAATGCTAGGAATGTGGGCCGGAATGTGATGAATTCGCAGACACTTGACGAAAAGGTGCCCATGTACGTCTACGAGGAAATTGTCGACGGACGCAAGCTTACCGAAATCATCAACACCACCCACATGAATGCCAAGTACATGCCGAACTTTAAACTGCCGCCAAATATT GTGGCCGTGGATGATATAGTGGCCACGGCCCGGGATGCggatattataatatttgcCATCCCGCCCACTTTCGTCAGTAGCTGCTGCAAAACACTGCTGGGGAAAGTAAAGCCCACTGCCCACGCAGTCTCCCTGGTTAAAGGATTCGAGCGCGGCGATGATGGGCAATTCGTCCTGATATCCCAGATCATAATGCGGCAGCTGAAG ATTCCATGTTCCGTCCTGGTGGGCTGTAATTTGCCCTACGAGCTGGCGCATGATCACTTTGCCGAGGGCACAGTGGGCTGTCGAGATCAGAAGTATTATCGAGTGCTGCACGACATATTTAAGTCACCCACTTTCCGTGTGGTGGTTACCGAGGATGCCGATTGTGTGGAGATCTGTTCCACTTTGAGA AACATAATAGCCTTTGCGGCTGGTTGTTCAGATGGCATGGAGTTGAATGAAAACACAAAGGGTGGAATCATTCGGAGGGGATTTTTGGAGATGCTTCAGTTTGTGGATGTTTTTTACCCAGGCTGCCGCATGGGAACCTTTTTTGAGTCCTGTGGAATATCCGATTTGGTCACTAGTTGTTATG CTAATCGCAACCGCAAGTTGGCCGAGGCCTTTGTAAAGACAGGAAAACCTCTCAGTGAGCTGGAGCACATCCTTATACCAGGACATGAACCATTGGGTCCAGTGACAGCTGAACTTGTTCACCATATGCTTAAAAAGAAGGGCTTGGAGGATAA ATTTCCTCTCTTCACATGTGTTTACAGGATCTGCACTGGGGATTATCCCCTGCACCGCCTGGTGGAAACTCTGATTAAGGCACGCGAGGATATGTAA
- the LOC139353892 gene encoding glycerol-3-phosphate dehydrogenase [NAD(+)], cytoplasmic-like: MQCGARSCPWNARNVGRNVMNSQTLDEKVPMYVYEEIVDGRKLTEIINTTHMNAKYMPNFELPPNIIPCSVLVGCNLPYELAHDHFAEGTVGCRDQKYYRVLHDIFKSPTFRVVVTEDADCVEICSTLRNIIAFAAGCSDGMELNENTKGGIIRRGFLEMLQFVDVFYPGCRMGTFFESCGISDLVTSCYANRNRKLAEAFVKTGKPLSELEHILIPGHEPLGPVRAELVHHMLKKKGLEDKFPLFTCVYRICTGDYPLHRLVETLIKAREDIFHPLHTVQL; this comes from the exons ATGCAGTGCGGGGCAAGGAGCTGCCCTTGGAATGCTAGGAATGTGGGCCGGAATGTGATGAATTCGCAGACACTTGACGAAAAGGTGCCCATGTACGTCTACGAGGAAATTGTCGACGGTCGCAAGCTCACCGAAATCATCAACACCACCCACATGAATGCCAAGTACATGCCGAACTTTGAACTGCCGCCAAATATT ATTCCATGTTCCGTCCTGGTGGGCTGTAATTTGCCCTACGAGCTGGCGCATGATCACTTTGCCGAGGGCACAGTGGGCTGTCGAGATCAGAAGTATTATCGAGTGCTGCACGACATATTTAAGTCACCCACTTTCCGTGTGGTGGTTACCGAGGATGCCGATTGTGTGGAGATCTGTTCCACTTTGAGA AACATAATAGCCTTTGCGGCTGGTTGTTCAGATGGCATGGAGTTGAATGAAAACACAAAGGGTGGAATCATTCGGAGGGGATTTTTGGAGATGCTTCAGTTTGTGGATGTTTTTTACCCAGGCTGCCGCATGGGAACCTTTTTTGAGTCCTGTGGAATATCCGATTTGGTCACTAGTTGTTATG CTAATCGCAACCGCAAGTTGGCCGAGGCCTTTGTAAAGACAGGAAAACCTCTCAGTGAGCTGGAGCACATCCTTATACCAGGACATGAACCATTGGGTCCAGTGAGAGCTGAACTTGTTCACCATATGCTTAAAAAGAAGGGCTTGGAGGATAA ATTTCCTCTCTTCACATGTGTTTACAGGATCTGCACTGGGGATTATCCCCTGCACCGCCTGGTGGAAACTCTGATTAAGGCACGCGAGGATAT CTTTCACCCGCTCCATACTGTCCAGCTTTGA
- the LOC139353925 gene encoding glycerol-3-phosphate dehydrogenase [NAD(+)], cytoplasmic-like, with amino-acid sequence MLCGARSCPWNARNVGRNVMNSQTLDKKVPMYVYEEIVDGRKLTEIINTTHMNAKYMPNFELPPNIIPCSVLVGCNLPYELAHDHFAEGTVGCRDQKYYRVLHDIFKSPTFRVVVTEDADCVEICSTLRNIIAFAAGCSDGMELNENTKGGIIRTGFLEMLQFVDVFYPGCRMGTFFESCGISDLVTSCYANRNRKLAEAFVKTGKPLSELEHILIPGHEPLGPVTAVHHMLKKKGLEDKFPHFTCVYRICTGDYPLHRLVETLIKAREDM; translated from the exons ATGCTGTGCGGGGCAAGGAGCTGCCCTTGGAATGCTAGGAATGTGGGCCGGAATGTGATGAATTCGCAGACACTTGACAAAAAGGTGCCCATGTACGTCTACGAGGAAATTGTCGACGGTCGCAAGCTCACCGAAATCATCAACACCACCCACATGAATGCCAAGTACATGCCGAACTTTGAACTGCCGCCAAATATT ATTCCATGTTCCGTCCTGGTGGGCTGTAATTTGCCCTACGAGCTGGCGCATGATCACTTTGCCGAGGGCACAGTGGGCTGTCGAGATCAGAAGTATTATCGAGTGCTGCACGACATATTTAAGTCACCCACTTTCCGTGTGGTGGTTACCGAGGATGCCGATTGTGTGGAGATCTGTTCCACTTTGAGA AACATAATAGCCTTTGCGGCTGGTTGTTCAGATGGCATGGAGTTGAATGAAAACACAAAGGGTGGAATCATTCGGACGGGATTTTTGGAGATGCTTCAGTTTGTGGATGTTTTTTACCCAGGCTGCCGCATGGGAACCTTTTTTGAGTCCTGTGGAATATCCGATTTGGTCACTAGTTGTTATG CTAATCGCAACCGCAAGTTGGCCGAGGCCTTTGTAAAGACAGGAAAACCTCTCAGTGAGCTGGAGCACATCCTTATACCAGGACATGAACCATTGGGTCCAGTGACAGCTGTTCACCATATGCTTAAAAAGAAGGGCTTGGAGGATAA ATTTCCTCACTTCACATGTGTTTACAGGATCTGCACTGGGGATTATCCCCTGCACCGCCTGGTGGAAACTCTGATTAAGGCACGCGAGGATATGTAA
- the LOC139353886 gene encoding glycerol-3-phosphate dehydrogenase [NAD(+)], cytoplasmic-like isoform X2, protein MLCGARSCPWNARNVGRNVMNSQTLDEKVPMYVYEEIVDGRKLTEIINTTHMNAKYMPNFELPPNIIPCSVLVGCNLPYELAHDHFAEGTVGCRDQKYYRVLHDIFKSPTFRVVVTEDADCVEICSTLRNIIAFAAGCSDGMELNENTKGGIIRRGFLEMLQFVDVFYPGCRMGTFFESCGISDLVTSCYANRNRKLAEAFVRTGKPLSELEHILIPGHEPLGPVTAELVHHMLKKKGLEDKFPLFTCVYRICTGDYPLHRLVETLIKAREDM, encoded by the exons ATGCTGTGCGGGGCAAGGAGCTGCCCTTGGAATGCTAGGAATGTGGGCCGGAATGTGATGAATTCGCAGACACTTGACGAAAAGGTGCCCATGTACGTCTACGAGGAAATTGTCGACGGTCGCAAGCTCACCGAAATCATCAACACCACCCACATGAATGCCAAGTACATGCCGAACTTTGAACTGCCGCCAAATATT ATTCCATGTTCCGTCCTGGTGGGCTGTAATTTGCCCTACGAGCTGGCGCATGATCACTTTGCCGAGGGCACAGTGGGCTGTCGAGATCAGAAGTATTATCGAGTGCTGCACGACATATTTAAGTCACCCACTTTCCGTGTGGTGGTTACCGAGGATGCCGATTGTGTGGAGATCTGTTCCACTTTGAGA AACATAATAGCCTTTGCGGCTGGTTGTTCAGATGGCATGGAGTTGAATGAAAACACAAAGGGTGGAATCATTCGGAGGGGATTTTTGGAGATGCTTCAGTTTGTGGATGTTTTTTACCCAGGCTGCCGCATGGGAACCTTTTTTGAGTCCTGTGGAATATCCGATTTGGTCACTAGTTGTTATG CTAATCGCAACCGCAAGTTGGCCGAGGCCTTTGTAAGGACAGGAAAACCTCTCAGTGAGCTGGAGCACATCCTTATACCAGGACATGAACCATTGGGTCCAGTGACAGCTGAACTTGTTCACCATATGCTTAAAAAGAAGGGCTTGGAGGATAA ATTTCCTCTCTTCACATGTGTTTACAGGATCTGCACTGGGGATTATCCCCTGCACCGCCTGGTGGAAACTCTGATTAAGGCACGCGAGGATATGTAA
- the LOC139353886 gene encoding glycerol-3-phosphate dehydrogenase [NAD(+)], cytoplasmic-like isoform X1: MLCGARSCPWNARNVGRNVMNSQTLDEKVPMYVYEEIVDGRKLTEIINTTHMNAKYMPNFELPPNIVAVDDIVATARDAGIIIFAIPPTFVSSCCKTLLGKVKPTAHAVSLVKGFERGDDGQFVLISQIIMRQLKIPCSVLVGCNLPYELAHDHFAEGTVGCRDQKYYRVLHDIFKSPTFRVVVTEDADCVEICSTLRNIIAFAAGCSDGMELNENTKGGIIRRGFLEMLQFVDVFYPGCRMGTFFESCGISDLVTSCYANRNRKLAEAFVRTGKPLSELEHILIPGHEPLGPVTAELVHHMLKKKGLEDKFPLFTCVYRICTGDYPLHRLVETLIKAREDM; encoded by the exons ATGCTGTGCGGGGCAAGGAGCTGCCCTTGGAATGCTAGGAATGTGGGCCGGAATGTGATGAATTCGCAGACACTTGACGAAAAGGTGCCCATGTACGTCTACGAGGAAATTGTCGACGGTCGCAAGCTCACCGAAATCATCAACACCACCCACATGAATGCCAAGTACATGCCGAACTTTGAACTGCCGCCAAATATT GTGGCCGTGGATGATATAGTGGCCACGGCCCGGGATGCGGGTATTATAATATTTGCCATCCCGCCCACTTTCGTCAGTAGCTGCTGCAAAACACTGCTGGGGAAAGTAAAGCCCACTGCCCACGCAGTCTCCCTGGTTAAAGGATTCGAGCGCGGCGATGATGGGCAATTCGTCCTGATATCCCAGATCATAATGCGGCAGCTGAAG ATTCCATGTTCCGTCCTGGTGGGCTGTAATTTGCCCTACGAGCTGGCGCATGATCACTTTGCCGAGGGCACAGTGGGCTGTCGAGATCAGAAGTATTATCGAGTGCTGCACGACATATTTAAGTCACCCACTTTCCGTGTGGTGGTTACCGAGGATGCCGATTGTGTGGAGATCTGTTCCACTTTGAGA AACATAATAGCCTTTGCGGCTGGTTGTTCAGATGGCATGGAGTTGAATGAAAACACAAAGGGTGGAATCATTCGGAGGGGATTTTTGGAGATGCTTCAGTTTGTGGATGTTTTTTACCCAGGCTGCCGCATGGGAACCTTTTTTGAGTCCTGTGGAATATCCGATTTGGTCACTAGTTGTTATG CTAATCGCAACCGCAAGTTGGCCGAGGCCTTTGTAAGGACAGGAAAACCTCTCAGTGAGCTGGAGCACATCCTTATACCAGGACATGAACCATTGGGTCCAGTGACAGCTGAACTTGTTCACCATATGCTTAAAAAGAAGGGCTTGGAGGATAA ATTTCCTCTCTTCACATGTGTTTACAGGATCTGCACTGGGGATTATCCCCTGCACCGCCTGGTGGAAACTCTGATTAAGGCACGCGAGGATATGTAA